In a single window of the uncultured Dysgonomonas sp. genome:
- a CDS encoding fimbrial protein, translating into MRLNLLYVALIGMLVSFSACESQIYDNHQGIDNGTDKEPQVYLSITKAQAAGLESFNADDVDYEDRVHDLAMLVFDSSTGVKICEFFDEGIPFTDKEKTFTVQMTPGLRDFYFVANMPMDDLKSITTKSAMDAYMNAFSELDADLYLNAQEAKGFPMSRVYMNQTITEGGNIYSPKPFYPDGEERVKLIRVVAKLEVQIEGTEIGSGVKNIYYKNANREFSLLSPVATVAPVYYEDKPLKKVGNTYIYYMPETLMTAPDWSALTNHKPINYFLIETLDGAFYEIPIITDNRTITDTDYLSFATGQQPDKPDYNIYRNRHYSYIISKLHTIEVIYSLDPWQVKQSSAYMGYGYNVTVDENGKVTISNTVEACTPHAVRLKTITPFKFSDGTDEKDFDSLDTTASVEYLLGTVPTAGQSYLEVWYNDNLVKTFTK; encoded by the coding sequence ATGAGATTGAATTTATTATATGTAGCACTTATTGGTATGCTGGTTTCTTTTTCAGCTTGCGAATCACAGATCTACGACAATCATCAGGGTATAGATAATGGAACCGATAAAGAACCTCAGGTTTACCTGTCGATAACTAAAGCACAGGCTGCAGGGTTGGAATCTTTCAATGCTGATGATGTGGACTATGAAGACCGGGTACATGATCTTGCCATGTTGGTTTTTGACTCATCAACTGGAGTGAAAATCTGTGAATTCTTTGATGAAGGGATACCGTTTACTGATAAGGAAAAAACTTTTACGGTTCAGATGACTCCGGGGCTGCGTGATTTTTACTTTGTGGCCAATATGCCAATGGATGACCTGAAAAGCATTACTACCAAATCGGCAATGGACGCTTATATGAATGCCTTCAGCGAACTGGATGCCGATTTATACCTGAACGCACAAGAAGCCAAAGGCTTTCCTATGTCGAGAGTATATATGAACCAGACTATTACTGAGGGGGGAAATATTTATTCTCCAAAACCTTTCTATCCCGATGGGGAAGAAAGGGTAAAACTTATCCGTGTAGTTGCAAAGCTGGAAGTACAGATCGAAGGGACTGAAATTGGTTCCGGCGTAAAAAATATATATTACAAAAATGCAAACAGGGAATTTAGTCTTCTATCCCCGGTTGCTACTGTTGCCCCGGTTTATTATGAAGATAAGCCCTTGAAAAAAGTAGGAAATACATACATTTATTATATGCCTGAAACTTTGATGACGGCACCTGATTGGTCGGCTTTGACAAATCATAAACCTATCAATTATTTTTTGATTGAGACTCTCGATGGAGCTTTCTATGAAATACCGATCATAACGGATAATCGTACGATAACCGATACTGATTATTTATCTTTTGCTACCGGGCAGCAGCCCGACAAGCCGGATTACAATATTTATCGTAACCGTCATTATTCCTACATCATCAGTAAACTACATACTATAGAAGTCATCTATAGTCTCGATCCATGGCAGGTTAAACAAAGCTCTGCCTATATGGGATACGGATATAATGTTACTGTGGATGAGAATGGAAAGGTTACAATCAGCAATACGGTAGAAGCATGTACCCCTCATGCTGTCAGATTAAAGACTATAACTCCTTTTAAGTTTTCTGACGGTACGGATGAAAAGGATTTTGATAGTTTGGACACTACAGCGTCAGTAGAATATCTGTTGGGGACTGTGCCTACTGCAGGTCAATCATATCTGGAGGTGTGGTACAATGATAATCTTGTTAAAACCTTTACGAAATAA
- a CDS encoding Mfa1 family fimbria major subunit (Members of this family are fimbrial shaft proteins (major subunit proteins), found in the Bacteriodetes. The family is named for Mfa1 from Porphyromonas gingivalis, and is related to but distinct from the family of FimA from the species.) yields MTISKLFMIGAVALALGFTACSSDDDITSSTGEKEANTNVSVALSMSLSGNQNSTKAAGLPEDYNYLDEWAGKDKIEKIAIYLVDGTTVTMKPFTVGTDYLLTKSGNQIVLTPQTSAAIKTSAGIKKVYVLVNGTSDVEAALAATPADAFENAYKTLALTLANSGADLAVSTSAEKLAKKNGIVDETIVMTNTAEITINVAPNITEVQTISGGQNRASVNVERAVARVMVTTENDTYDIKSGATTLGTVSDITWVLAQGENSLFVQRKADFATPNFGWSPATDAAYISDAGSKYDYSGLFEAYDPATQFGGTIVPTMADYNTDPKGTVTADLDAQLSGKFILPNTHTIGIAEASNYKKGNTAYVLVRAKFTPNVFIDGGSYTAGDDFYVGANGRFYISSDNAVDPAKGGVVGQTVAKYVGGKILYYAWVNPDNVPNWYNSPVVRNNVYHVHITGFKNLGTNWNPLYPEDPNSPTPTNPDPKPNVPGVTEPENPIDPTDPLTTPETWMSVDVTVLPWTLHSYKVDLGI; encoded by the coding sequence ATGACGATTAGTAAATTATTTATGATTGGTGCTGTGGCCCTGGCTCTAGGATTTACAGCATGTAGCAGTGACGATGATATTACATCATCGACAGGGGAAAAGGAAGCCAACACAAACGTGAGTGTTGCATTGAGTATGTCTTTGAGTGGAAACCAGAATTCAACTAAAGCGGCTGGTTTACCGGAGGATTATAATTATCTTGATGAATGGGCTGGAAAAGATAAAATTGAGAAAATAGCAATTTATCTGGTAGATGGAACTACGGTGACAATGAAGCCTTTCACAGTAGGTACTGATTATTTATTGACAAAGAGTGGAAATCAGATTGTTTTAACACCGCAGACATCAGCAGCTATTAAAACATCAGCAGGTATTAAAAAAGTTTATGTACTGGTGAATGGAACATCGGATGTTGAAGCAGCTTTGGCGGCGACTCCTGCCGATGCATTCGAAAATGCGTATAAAACACTGGCCTTAACTCTTGCCAACTCAGGTGCAGATCTAGCGGTAAGCACATCAGCCGAAAAACTGGCTAAGAAAAACGGTATTGTTGATGAAACGATTGTAATGACTAATACAGCTGAAATTACAATCAATGTTGCGCCTAATATAACAGAAGTTCAGACAATTTCAGGAGGTCAGAACCGTGCAAGTGTGAATGTGGAAAGAGCTGTTGCACGTGTAATGGTGACTACCGAAAATGACACTTATGATATAAAATCCGGAGCAACTACTTTGGGTACTGTTTCTGATATAACATGGGTACTGGCTCAGGGTGAAAATTCTTTGTTCGTTCAGCGCAAAGCAGATTTCGCTACACCTAATTTCGGATGGTCTCCTGCTACAGATGCAGCATATATAAGTGATGCAGGTAGTAAGTATGACTACTCAGGTTTGTTCGAAGCATACGATCCGGCAACTCAGTTTGGGGGAACAATAGTACCAACAATGGCAGATTATAATACTGATCCAAAAGGAACTGTAACTGCTGATCTGGATGCACAACTTTCGGGTAAATTCATTTTGCCAAATACACATACTATTGGTATTGCAGAAGCATCAAACTACAAAAAAGGAAATACCGCCTATGTGCTTGTAAGAGCTAAATTTACACCTAACGTATTTATCGATGGTGGTTCTTATACAGCTGGAGATGACTTCTATGTGGGTGCAAACGGAAGATTCTACATATCTTCAGATAATGCTGTAGATCCCGCCAAAGGTGGTGTTGTGGGACAAACTGTAGCTAAGTATGTTGGTGGTAAAATACTATACTATGCATGGGTAAATCCGGATAATGTGCCAAATTGGTATAATTCACCGGTAGTGAGAAACAATGTTTACCATGTTCATATTACTGGCTTTAAAAATTTAGGAACTAACTGGAACCCGCTTTATCCGGAAGATCCTAATAGCCCTACTCCAACAAATCCCGATCCAAAACCAAATGTACCGGGAGTAACCGAACCGGAAAATCCAATTGATCCGACTGATCCGTTGACTACCCCTGAAACATGGATGAGTGTAGATGTAACTGTTCTTCCTTGGACACTACATTCTTATAAAGTAGATCTGGGTATTTAA
- a CDS encoding DUF3575 domain-containing protein, whose translation MNNSQTLRKICLVVLIFTSFYSVSRSQEIGVKTNLAYWATTTPNLGLEFGLGKKSTLEIAGGLNVFEFSDNKSFKHWLIQPEYRWWFCEAFNGHFLGVHAHGAQFNVGGWDIPVGRLDVFKDKRYEGYLYGGGISYGYQWVLSNRWNFEFNIGAGYARIHYDEYPCQSCGTKLDEGNYNYWGITKVGLSFIYFLK comes from the coding sequence ATGAATAATAGTCAAACATTAAGAAAAATTTGTCTGGTTGTTTTGATTTTTACGAGCTTTTATTCTGTAAGTAGATCACAGGAAATAGGCGTAAAAACCAATCTGGCTTATTGGGCTACTACTACGCCCAATTTAGGCCTGGAATTTGGGTTGGGTAAGAAAAGTACACTGGAGATTGCCGGGGGATTAAACGTTTTTGAGTTTTCTGATAACAAGAGTTTTAAGCACTGGCTTATCCAACCCGAATATCGATGGTGGTTTTGCGAGGCATTTAATGGGCACTTTTTAGGAGTGCATGCACATGGTGCACAATTCAATGTCGGAGGGTGGGATATCCCTGTTGGGCGATTGGATGTCTTTAAGGATAAACGTTACGAAGGATACCTTTATGGCGGAGGCATAAGCTATGGCTATCAGTGGGTACTGTCTAATCGATGGAATTTTGAATTCAATATAGGTGCGGGGTATGCTCGTATTCATTACGACGAGTATCCATGTCAAAGTTGTGGAACCAAATTAGATGAAGGCAATTACAATTATTGGGGTATTACCAAAGTGGGCCTTTCTTTTATTTATTTCTTAAAATAG
- a CDS encoding DUF3868 domain-containing protein has protein sequence MKKKIILKSSLYILLTIFFTPAYSQVRTEKIQVSAEHFVRQGNQVQISMDIVIPDEMDVKRNDMVILTPVLKSNENNMDYLNLPPVAITGGLRNKIINRKNKLGGDLPFETQPETILKRKNKTEQSVSYSVGIPYKSWMDDASLVIEKNVSGCANCSEPAGEQLIVHNILPKKDPELYKLTFIVPEVEPVKARSDRHTATFNYIVDRYELLRDYKNNSAEFAQVDSVIGEIRDNKDLEITEFSIAGYASPEGGFEHNRKLAENRANSFADYLVSKFGVPRNKFTVEGMGEDWPGLRKAVASSSLADRQAVLDIIDKVSNPDARDGELLKLSGGDTYRTLLNNYYPALRRTEYSIAYVVRAFNVEEARQIIKTNPKLLSLNEMYLVAESYPSSSKEFREVFDIAVRLYPESEIAIMNSAAADIESKNLDAAIERLKKIEDKPQSWNNLGVAYILKGDTEIAIDYFRKSADYKDANGKANLEIIEKSVNTK, from the coding sequence ATGAAGAAGAAAATTATATTAAAGTCATCCCTGTACATATTATTAACAATATTCTTTACACCTGCTTATTCGCAGGTCAGGACCGAAAAAATACAAGTGTCGGCAGAACATTTTGTCAGACAGGGTAATCAGGTTCAGATTTCTATGGATATAGTTATACCTGATGAAATGGATGTTAAGAGGAATGACATGGTAATCCTCACACCTGTTCTCAAATCCAATGAAAATAATATGGATTACCTAAATCTTCCACCTGTAGCTATAACAGGAGGTTTGCGTAATAAGATTATAAACCGTAAAAATAAACTTGGCGGTGATCTACCTTTCGAAACACAACCGGAAACAATTCTTAAGAGAAAGAATAAAACAGAACAGTCTGTCAGTTATAGTGTAGGTATTCCTTATAAATCTTGGATGGATGATGCATCTCTGGTGATTGAAAAGAATGTATCGGGGTGTGCAAACTGTTCTGAACCTGCAGGTGAGCAACTGATTGTACATAATATATTGCCGAAAAAAGATCCGGAGTTGTATAAACTTACATTCATAGTACCAGAGGTAGAGCCTGTTAAAGCTCGCAGCGATCGTCATACAGCTACTTTTAACTATATCGTAGACCGGTACGAACTATTACGCGACTACAAGAATAACTCAGCAGAATTTGCTCAGGTAGATAGTGTAATCGGTGAAATAAGAGATAACAAAGATTTGGAGATTACAGAATTTAGCATCGCTGGATATGCATCGCCGGAAGGAGGATTTGAGCATAACCGAAAATTGGCGGAGAATAGAGCCAACTCATTTGCAGACTATTTAGTGTCCAAATTTGGTGTGCCACGTAATAAGTTTACAGTTGAGGGCATGGGAGAGGACTGGCCCGGATTGCGGAAAGCTGTAGCATCATCCTCATTGGCAGATAGACAAGCTGTACTGGATATTATTGATAAAGTTTCAAATCCGGATGCACGCGACGGGGAACTTTTAAAACTTTCGGGTGGCGATACTTACCGTACATTGCTCAACAACTATTATCCGGCATTGCGACGTACCGAATATTCTATTGCATATGTAGTACGTGCATTTAATGTGGAGGAGGCTCGCCAGATAATCAAAACGAATCCGAAACTGCTTAGTCTGAACGAAATGTATCTTGTCGCAGAGAGCTATCCATCTAGTAGTAAGGAATTCAGAGAAGTATTTGATATAGCTGTAAGGCTATATCCGGAAAGTGAAATAGCCATAATGAATTCGGCCGCAGCAGACATTGAAAGTAAGAATCTGGATGCAGCTATCGAACGGTTGAAAAAAATAGAAGATAAACCCCAATCTTGGAATAATCTTGGAGTTGCATATATTCTCAAAGGTGACACGGAGATAGCTATAGATTATTTTAGAAAATCAGCAGACTACAAGGATGCGAATGGAAAAGCAAATTTAGAGATAATAGAAAAATCAGTTAACACAAAATAA
- a CDS encoding FimB/Mfa2 family fimbrial subunit encodes MKNLRIRIMMTLFALGTILWSCDSIIYNDLADCPQGVYVKFYSMTPCATDSAFIGNVSSLTVFAFDEEGKLVTSVNQQNVTLDRDFEVLMPVSNGNYSFIAWAGVNEKFSRSAFTQKITTKKDVMLAINSTNSIAARLAATERIWHGESPIVFLPDPEEYGSLYKHTAVNLHELTNRVNIIVEFDEATMKGYDPQKLQVAVSSANGTVRIDGTMPLNTPVLTYPAVETKFADNSATWNYSMLGLVTGYNNKLKITYTGNDKEELVFDGDLIASILLRTVEGGINLNCENDFTVKFVIKDYCSECWTHFSCAIYVNNWLVHSYSTEL; translated from the coding sequence ATGAAGAATTTGCGAATCAGGATTATGATGACATTGTTCGCGCTGGGAACAATTTTATGGAGTTGTGATTCCATTATCTACAATGATCTGGCGGATTGCCCCCAGGGTGTTTATGTAAAGTTCTATTCCATGACTCCATGTGCGACAGACTCTGCTTTCATTGGTAATGTTTCATCGCTTACAGTGTTTGCATTCGATGAAGAAGGAAAACTTGTGACTTCAGTAAACCAGCAAAATGTCACTCTCGACCGTGATTTCGAAGTTCTTATGCCGGTTTCCAATGGTAACTATTCATTTATAGCATGGGCTGGTGTCAATGAAAAATTCAGCAGAAGTGCCTTTACTCAGAAGATAACGACCAAAAAGGATGTGATGTTAGCTATCAACTCCACAAATAGTATAGCAGCCCGTTTAGCTGCTACAGAACGTATCTGGCATGGAGAAAGCCCAATTGTTTTTCTCCCGGATCCTGAAGAATATGGTTCATTATATAAGCATACAGCTGTTAATCTGCATGAACTGACCAACAGGGTAAATATTATTGTAGAATTCGATGAGGCTACAATGAAAGGCTATGATCCGCAAAAGCTGCAGGTAGCCGTTTCTTCTGCTAACGGAACAGTACGTATAGATGGTACTATGCCTCTTAATACTCCGGTGTTAACATATCCGGCAGTTGAAACTAAATTCGCCGATAATTCGGCAACATGGAATTATTCTATGCTCGGACTTGTAACTGGATACAATAACAAACTTAAAATAACTTATACAGGTAACGATAAAGAAGAACTTGTTTTTGACGGAGACCTCATTGCTAGTATTCTGTTGAGAACTGTAGAGGGTGGGATTAATCTGAATTGTGAAAATGATTTCACTGTCAAATTTGTGATAAAAGATTATTGTTCAGAATGCTGGACACATTTTAGCTGTGCTATTTATGTAAATAACTGGCTTGTACACAGCTATAGTACAGAATTGTAA
- a CDS encoding fimbrial protein, whose product MKRIVYISLLLSLFFVACSNEETTDTALENNKIELSFSIDNYITKQTKAVDAGTVEEQRIDDLYLFLFPSTGSQTLKKYYINTSTFTGGSWNSSDSKVSLNLTQAEAGSRQVYIIANCSSIKSDLDAVVSLTGLQSVLKETSLPWSDNITTPILMSGNKTHDFYSNFQLNNIPLIRAVAKVQLNVKLSAEHQSSPLFNSIAQYNYKFIDFDKNTYALKQASKSDNLVSSSDWVAWQANGTVSSYNLENGKVTELIVTTYINERDNAGSAIEISIPYLGAGPLPPPEFGNETYKLLLPAKIERNHWYIYDMEI is encoded by the coding sequence ATGAAAAGAATAGTATATATATCATTGCTTTTAAGTTTATTCTTTGTTGCCTGCTCAAATGAGGAAACAACGGATACTGCCTTAGAAAATAATAAGATTGAGTTATCCTTCAGCATAGATAACTACATCACAAAACAGACAAAGGCGGTTGATGCTGGAACTGTGGAAGAACAACGTATAGATGATTTATACTTGTTTCTGTTCCCTTCGACAGGTTCACAAACTTTGAAAAAATATTATATCAATACTTCAACTTTTACCGGAGGCTCATGGAATAGTAGTGATAGTAAAGTGTCTTTAAACCTAACTCAGGCCGAAGCCGGTAGCAGACAGGTTTATATCATAGCTAACTGTTCTTCGATCAAATCGGATCTCGATGCCGTAGTTTCATTAACGGGATTACAATCGGTTTTGAAGGAAACGTCCCTGCCTTGGTCGGATAATATAACTACACCTATATTAATGTCTGGGAACAAAACTCACGATTTTTATTCTAATTTTCAACTGAATAATATCCCGTTAATCCGTGCCGTAGCTAAGGTACAACTTAATGTAAAACTTTCGGCAGAGCATCAAAGTAGTCCCCTGTTCAACAGTATTGCGCAGTATAATTATAAATTCATAGACTTTGACAAGAATACATATGCGTTAAAGCAAGCATCTAAATCGGATAATTTAGTAAGTTCTTCCGATTGGGTAGCATGGCAGGCTAACGGAACTGTATCATCATACAATCTGGAGAACGGGAAGGTTACCGAGTTGATCGTTACCACTTATATCAATGAGCGTGATAATGCAGGAAGTGCAATAGAAATAAGTATTCCTTATCTGGGGGCAGGTCCATTGCCTCCGCCTGAATTCGGAAATGAAACCTATAAGTTGCTTTTGCCTGCGAAGATAGAACGCAACCATTGGTATATATACGATATGGAAATCTGA
- a CDS encoding helix-turn-helix domain-containing protein has translation MNVGINSMKETSAHDRLIRTIRTAITEKENLTKSEKEKVASVLGDILCLGKESVYRRLRGEVRFSFEEVAQISQALGFSVDNIIGSQVDKKAIFELNLVDMTHININYAKRIEEYVSLASRFGALENSTFKCAFNSLPFIFFLHYDSLAKFRLFKWSYQIIRIQSLPYKDFTIEKELTNAHRAFVSEIRKVKNSQIIINHDMFASVIRELNYFYDLNLLDAEDMELIKSELNEVISEIENISISGIYNNTDSNIAVYLCNIDIDATYLLLESNNTSRSHIALYGIGGINSIDPSICKSHALWIESLKRYSTLITFGGEIQRHKFFQEQRKLINTKLSTI, from the coding sequence ATGAATGTAGGAATAAATTCGATGAAAGAGACAAGTGCGCATGATAGATTGATCAGGACGATACGGACTGCTATTACAGAAAAGGAAAATCTAACAAAATCGGAAAAGGAAAAAGTAGCTTCGGTATTAGGTGATATCTTATGTTTGGGGAAAGAATCAGTTTATAGAAGACTCCGGGGAGAAGTAAGGTTTTCGTTTGAAGAAGTGGCGCAAATTTCCCAGGCATTGGGTTTTTCTGTCGATAATATCATAGGTTCGCAAGTCGATAAGAAAGCAATATTTGAGTTGAATCTGGTGGATATGACTCATATAAATATAAACTATGCCAAAAGAATAGAGGAATATGTATCATTAGCTTCCAGGTTTGGGGCGTTAGAAAACTCAACATTTAAATGTGCGTTTAACAGCCTGCCTTTTATATTTTTTCTGCACTACGATAGTCTTGCCAAATTTCGCTTGTTTAAATGGTCTTATCAGATTATAAGGATTCAGTCATTGCCGTATAAGGATTTTACTATAGAAAAAGAATTGACGAATGCTCACCGTGCATTTGTATCTGAAATCCGGAAAGTGAAAAATTCCCAGATAATAATTAATCACGATATGTTTGCTTCAGTAATAAGGGAGTTAAACTATTTCTATGATTTGAATCTCCTCGATGCGGAAGATATGGAGCTGATCAAATCTGAACTGAATGAAGTGATATCAGAAATAGAAAATATATCTATTTCGGGGATTTATAATAATACCGATTCGAATATTGCAGTGTATTTATGTAATATAGATATCGATGCAACTTATTTACTCCTAGAGAGCAATAATACATCACGTTCACATATTGCATTATATGGTATAGGTGGGATCAATTCCATCGACCCAAGTATCTGTAAAAGTCACGCATTGTGGATTGAATCTCTGAAGCGATATTCTACACTTATAACATTCGGAGGAGAGATTCAAAGGCATAAATTTTTTCAAGAGCAACGAAAATTGATAAACACGAAATTGTCTACGATTTAA